The Gracilimonas sediminicola sequence TATACAAACCGGCAAGGCCACACATTTTACCGAGGAACAAGGTCTTTCCAATAATTCGCTATATGGCTTGTTGGTGGATAATAACAACACCCTTTGGATGAGCTCCAATAAAGGCATCTCCAATTTTGACCCCGCCACTGAGACGTTTAGAAATTACGGGCTCGATGACGGGCTTATGGCACTGGAATACTCCCAAAACGGATATTTTAAGGGAAATAATGGGGTTATGTATTTTGGCAGTGGCGAAGGTGTTACGGCTTTTGTTCCGGAACAGCTTCATGTAAATGAAATCCCACCTCAGGTAGTACTTTCCGATTTTAAAGTATTCAACAAACCCGTAGTGCCCGGACCTGATTCTCCGCTCAAGGATGCACTCAGTAATACTCAAAAAATTACTCTTCCCTATCACCAAAATGAAGTAACCTTTGACTATGTAGCCCTGCATTATGCCAACCCCAAAATGAATACCTACTCTTATCAACTGGAGGGATTTGACCCGGACTGGATTGATGCCGGCAACAAACGTTCAGCAACCTACACCAATCTCCCCGAAGGGGAATTCACTTTTAAAGTGAAAGCAGCGAATGCGGATGGAGTCTGGAATCATGAAGGAGCCTCAATTGGATTAACCATTTTACCTCCGTGGTACAGAACCTGGTGGGCCTACTCTTTAGGACTTGGAATGCTGGGCTTCATGGTTTTTGGGGTTGACCGTTTTCAGCGCAGCCGTATTTCTAAAAAGGAACAAGAACGACAGGCACTTCGTGAAGCTGAGCTCCGGGCCGAGGCTGAAAACAAGCGCCGGTCCGATACCGAGCAGCTGAGCCAGATCGGACGGGCCATTACATCCACTCTTTCGGTAAACAAAATCATTGATACCGTTTACGAGAATGTGAACGCCCTGATGGATGCTTCCATTTTTGGGGTCGGAATTTATAATGAAGAAAGAAACCGACTCGAGTTCCCGGCTACCAAGGAAAAGGGAAAGATGTTATCTCCTTTTGTAAACAACCTGGACGAAGAAGACCGCCTGGCGGTTTTCTGCTTCAAGAACAAAGAGGAAATTATTGTCGGGGATTACGCCAACGAGCATACCAAGTATGTTAAAACCTATCAGGCGCCTATTGAAGGGGAAGAGTCGAAGTCTATACTCTACCTGCCGCTGGTTCAGCAAGACCGGGTGATCGGCGTTATCACCACTCAAAGCTTCAAGAAAGATGCATACACCGCTTATCATGTGAACCTGTTGAGAAACCTGGCCACTTATGCTGCCATTGCCCTCGACAATGCTTCAGCCTATCGAAAACTGAATGCAACCTTGAGTGAGTTAAAAGACATGCAGCAACAGCTCATCCAGCAGGAAAAACTGGCTTCACTTGGACAGCTTACCGCCGGTATTGCCCATGAGATTAAGAATCCGCTGAATTTCGTGAATAACTTTTCTGACTTGAATGTGGAACTGCTGGAGGAAGCTCGTGAGCTGGCCGGTGATAATACCGACTTAAAGGATCTTTTAGCCGATATTGAAGCAAACCTCAATAAAATTCATGAGCACGGACAAAGGGCCGATTCTATCGTGAAATCGATGTTACAGCACTCGCGTGGAGGCAGCGGCAGAAAAGAACCGACTCAGATAAATACGGTAGTCAGAGAGTATGTGAACCTGACTTTCCACGGTATGAGAGCCGGCAAAGAGCCCATCAATTCTGACATCATATTTGACCTGGATGAAAGTATAGATCCAATTCCATTGATAGCCGAAGACTTCAGTCGCGTAATCGTAAACCTGTGCAACAATGCTTTTGATGCGATGCGGGAAAAGCTGAAGTCCAAAGACCAAGCACCAAATTCTAAAGAATACAAAGCCAAGCTTACGGTGAGGACTTCATCAGAAAGTGGAAACGTTTTACTTCAAATTGAAGATAACGGGCCGGGAATACCGGACGACATGAGAGACAAAATTATGCAGCCTTTCTTCACTACAAAGAAAGGAACGGAAGGTACCGGACTCGGACTCAGCATTACCAATGATATCATCAAAGCACACGGTGGCACCATTCAGGTAGATTCTGAAAAAGGAAAGGGCACAATATTTACGATCACCTTAAACAAATAGAATAATGAGCGAACCCATGAAATTTTTAGTGGTGGATGATGAAAAAGACGTTGAAATGCTGTTTCGTCAAAAATTCAGAAAAGAAATACGGAGCAATGCCCTGGAACTGGAATTTGCCTTTTCCGGCGATGAAGCCATCGAGATTTTGAGAAGTAATCACCCCCCCGAGGTTGTGTATATATTCTCTGATATCAACATGCCGGGGATGTCGGGACTGGAGCTTCTGGAAAAGGTGAAAACTGATTTCCCGCAAATAAAGGTAAGCATGATATCTGCCTATGGCGACCAGCATAATTACGACAAAGCCATGGAATCGGGCGCAAAAGCATTTTTTACCAAGCCCATCGATTTTGAAGAACTCAGAGAAGAAATCAACCAATTGATTCACCAATAGACAACTAATTTAACCGAGGGTTATGGAAAAGCATAGAATATTAGTGGTTGATGATGAACCGGATCTGCAGATGTTGATCTTGCAACGGTTCCGCAAACAAATAAAAGAGGACGAATACGAATTTTTCTTTGCCGAAAACGGAGAAGAAGCCCTCGATATGCTAAGCGAATCGCATAACATTTCCCTGGTTTTATCTGATATCAATATGCCCCGGATGGACGGGCTCACCTTTCTGACGGAGACGCAGAAACTCGAAAACCCCATGTTCAAAACCGTGATAGTTTCCGCCTATGGAGATATGGATAACATCCGCACCGCGATGAACCGGGGTGCTTTTGATTTTGTAACCAAGCCCATCGACTTCACCGACCTGAATGCCACCATCGAAAAAACGCTGAAAGAAATACAACTCATTCAGGATGGCATTCAACACAAAAAAACGCTGGAAGCCGTACAAACCGACCTGGAAACAGCGGCCCGTATTCAGCAGAAGATGCTGCCCCAGGAGTTCCCACCTTTCCCCGACCGCTCAGAGTTCAGCATTTACGCCGAGATGTATACCGCCAAACAGGTAGGTGGTGATTTTTATGATTTCTTTATGCTGGATGAACACCACCTGGGCTTTGTATGTGCCGATGTTTCCGGCAAAGGAGTTCCGGCCTCTTTATATATGGCGGTCTCCCGGACAACCATCAAAGCCATTGCCTCACAGATTCAGGACCCTGCCCTTTGTCTGTCAACAGTTAATACCATGCTGATTCCGGAAAGTGATCTCACCACTTTTGTTACCGCTTTTTATGGGGTGATGGATGTTCGAACCGGCAAGGTGCAATATTGCAACGGCGGGCATAACCTGCCTTACATCGTCCGAAATGACGGAACGGTTGAAGAAGTTGAAACCACGGAAGGAATTCTGCTTGGTAAAATTGAACCCTTCAATTTTGAGACGAAAGAATTTACACTCGAACCGGGTGAAAAAATCCTCCTCTTCACCGATGGCGTCACCGAGGCAACAGCTGTAGATGGCTCCATGTATGAAGAACCCCGTCTGGAAGCCTTTCTGGAAAAGCATAGCAAAGATAACATCAATAAACTGGTGCGCAGCCTGATAGTGGATGTGCTGAAGTTTATGGGCAAAGCCGATCAGTCGGATGATATCACGGTTCTTTCCGTTGGGTATAATGGATAGAAGTATTTTTGTTTGTACATAAAAAAGGCTCCGACGCTGAGCATCGGAGCCAGATTTAGAAGCACTAAGCTGTTGCTTATCTAACTATCAGTTCTCCAGGCTTAAGCCTGCATCCAGTGCTTTTTCAACTCGTGCCTTCACTTCACGCAAATGTGCTTCGGTGTATGCATCAAAGCTGTATGGCGGAGTGAGGCGACGGGTGATTCGGTTATTAAGATCCGACAGTTGTGCCCGGGCTACCGAACGTGCATCAGCCGGCATATCGGATGGAGCATCTGTCACAATCTCAATCATCAGATCCAGATACGCACGCTGTACATCACGGCGGTTACTGCTGATGTTTGATCCCGGAGCTGCCCATACTTCACTCCAAACGGCGTTGGTGATGGTTCCCATCAGTTCGGGAATGGTGATAGTGTTTTCTTCCCCAAACTTAACTTCGGTATCGCGGATTCGGGCCAGGCGTGTTCCATCAAGCAGCGCTTCCAACAGGCTTGATTGCACTCCTAACAAATATTGATGTAGCGGGTAGTCGATACGACCGCCATAGGTGTTTGAGTTACCCCAATGGCTCCATCGATCAGCTCCAAATTGCTGATATACTTCCTGAGGAAGTTCAAACGCATCTTCAGCTAAGGCATACTCGATAATCATATCAAGTGCTTCCTGCTGTTTTTCCCGTGGAATTTGCACAAACGGCATCCGCGCATCAGGATCTCCAACATGGTCTCTGTACTGGTATTGACCACCAATATATTTCACCGTCGGGCCCAATGCTCTCACATACTGGAAGAAGTACGTGTTGAACAAATCGGTTGCCTCGTAATAAGGCATGTTATCTGCCAGTGCAATCTCCGGGACTTCCGGAATAAGGTCTCTCAGCAGGGCTGCACGTCCTTTACCCCAGGCAAGTGGATCGGCACCAAGGTCGTAAACGTTTACCAGCGGGTCGATAGCTCCTGAACCACGGGCATCTTCATCGGTACCGTAGGCGTGACCCGGCTGAGCTGCCATTCGGGCAATCTCCGCTGCCTTCTCATCATCCGGCGTGTATCCGTAACTGATTACCCAGCGGTCGTAGGAACCCACACTGGTATTATAATAATGGCCGTCATTGTCTTCTCCCTGGGGAGACAGGTTCACCGTTGGATATTCCATTGCAGAGCTAAAAATTCCATTTTCAGCAGTCCACTCAGTATCATATAGTTTATCAAGCGGAGTATCTACCGAAGAACGGAAATTGTGGCGAAGGCCAAGCGTATGCCCCACTTCGTGCATGGTTACCCATCGCAGTGCCTGATCGGTGAATTCTTTCGGAACCGGATCGTTGGAAGCAATTTGTCCTCTGGCTACCAGCAGTCCTTTTACCATATCAAGCTGCATGGCCATTTCCGTGTAAAACGACTTCATCTCTGAACGGCTCGACATCGCCACTTCTTCAGCACTCACATTGTAAATTTCATCAATGGCTGCTCTCGGTTCTACCATTTCGCGGTATTCTTCTTTATCTCCCAGAATCATGTTGGCTTCGAAAAGAATATCCGCATCCAGAATTTCTCCGGTTCTTGGGTCAACTACAGAAGGGCCAATGGCTCCATAACCGGGCTGGTCCGACACATTCCATCTCAGGGTTGCATAGCGGATGTCTTCCGGCTCAACACCTTCGGGCAGCATTTCGGCCTGAACGGCATCTCTGAATCCGGCGGCTTCAAATGCCTTTGACCATTCTTCCACCCCTTCCATCATGGTTTCCCTATAGGCTTCAGGTACGGTATGGTCAATATAGTAGGTGATGGGCTCAACAGGATCGCAAAGTCCGTCAGCTCCGGGGGCTCCGTCACATTCCAGTCTCCATTTGTTCACATATCGCTTGAAGAAAGTATCATCGTCATCGTCGGTAAAGTCCTTATGAACCGTCATGAAAAAACCGGTACGGTCATCGGCCATACGCGGACTCATGGGCTCTTCAGGAAGTTCCGCCATCGTATAATGAATGGATACCGGGATATAGCGGCTATCGGCTACGGTTCGCGGACCTCTCAGTTCGCTGTTATTAAATGTAAGCTGAGCGGTCACATTTGTATTCATCGGAAATGACTTAACCGCTTTCAGGTAGCTTCTCGATTTATCAAAAGAAGCACGTCCCGGCTGCCCCGGTCGTGAAGAAACCACAAAGCTCACCCGTTGTCCAATATTGGAAAGGTCGCCCACAAACCAGTCATACACATTTACCAGCATTACACCGTCATCGTTGGTAGTTTCAACCTTGGCGGTTTCCAGAATTGAATTCCCATATCCCAATTCTACCGATACTGCTTCCGGTGTACCTTCTTCAGCCACATAACGGTGTGGTTTTTGAACAAGCATCAACTTTCCTTCCTGCTTTTCAAGTCGTACAAGTAACCCCTCAAACACGCTCAGCATGGTTCCGCCGTATAGTCCGGAGGAACCAATACCTTGCTCAATTTCAAAATTCATGAGAAAGTCATTGTTAAGCTGTTCTTCGGTAACAGCCAGATACAGAGCATCATCTGTTTTATACAGATCAAAGAAACCCTCAATATGTTCGGCATCTTTGGTCAGTTCCGTGAATTTGTCTTCTTCTTTTTTGTCCTTGTCTCCTTTTTGAGCATTCGCCCAAGCCGGAACCAGGATAATCAAGCTTAAGAACAGTAGTATTTTCTTCATAGTGTAGCGTCCTGTTGGTTTAAAATTGGTAGTTAGAGTTAGACAATCCCCAACCTTTAAGCAACCCCTCTAACAAAGTTTCATAAAAAAGACGAAAAGCCACTTTAAATTGTTCTATCTGAATTATAGAAATTTGGCTGAAATACCTTTTTAAAACTAAACGCGATTTTTATTTAACGCGATGCCGTGAACGACTCGCTTGCATACCCGAAAACATTCCGCCTCCACAACCAACCCATCCTACAGCAATCATCTATTCCGGTAAACAAGCGAAGGGGTTCAGCCCTTCGTAAACAATACAATGCCATCATCAACCCTCGTACATACTGCAAAACTCTTCGCCCCAGACAACCAACCTACCCTATAACAACCATCTATTCCGGTAAACAAGCGAAGGGGTTCAGCCCTTCGCATCCTAAATCATAACTACATTACAAAGCAATTATTCATCAAAAAATCGGTATTTGGCTTTTGCTCTGCAGGTTGTACTTTTGGGATACAAAACACGGGGACAATTTCACCAATTAATTAGGCTAAAGCACATTTGGGGTACTCATGAAGACGTCACTATTATTTGGACTGGTCATACTTTTCTTTTCATCGACACACATCACAGCACAAGACGCATCACTCACCTGGGAAGAATACCGACAGCAACGGCAGCAGCAGCTCGAACAAATTCAGGCAGCCCAGGACTCGGCTCTCCACCAAAGCATCGCCGACTATGAAGCCTATGTATTTCAGCATGAAATGGATTTTAACCGATTCCGGGATGATATGTTACGGCAGTGGGGAGACTTTAAAGAGCGGACCAAGATCAACTGGATTGAGTATCAAAATGGAGGTAAAGTCCGATGGGACGTAGACTTCGAAGACGGTGAAGGCACCATCGAAGTGCTGGCTGATGAAAACGACACCGAAGACAGCCTGCTTATTGCCATCGAGAATGCCGTTCTGGATTTGATTAGCAGTAAGGGCACCGAAACGGAACTGCCCGATGAAACCGAAAAAGAGGTGATGCAAGAGCCTATTTTAGCCGATCAGATTGATATCCCTGAAGACATGGACTCCCTGCAATACGCTAAAGAGGTAGCTGAACAAACGGAGATTAAAGAAGTGGAAGCCGAAGATGGAACCACCAGAAAGATTGCCGTTTTAAACCTGCAGCTTGTGCCTGATCACCTCCGCACCCGGGCCGAAAAATTCAGAAAGGAAGTGGAAACTTACTCTGATAAGTATGAAATAGATCCTACCCTGGTGCTTGCCATTATTCATACCGAGTCGTTTTTCAATCCCATGGCAAAATCTCATGCCAATGCCCTGGGGTTAATGCAAATTGTACCCCGCACCGCCGGCCGGGATGTATATCGGGTGTTAAATGGAAAAGACGCTATCCCCTCAGCTGAATATTTATTTAATCCCGACCAAAATGTGCATTTCGGCTCTACCTATATCGACATTTTGATGAACCGGTATATGCGGGGAATTGAAGACCGGACAGTACATGAGTACCTGGTAATTTGCGCTTATAACACCGGCGCCGGAAATGTGGCAAGAGCCTATATCAATTCCACCAACTTCAATAATGCCCGGGATACCATAAACGGGATGAGCGCACAGGAAAATTACGATTACCTGCTGGCGAACCTGCCCTGGGACGAAACCAAAAATTACCTGAAAAAGGTAACTGAGCGCCGGTCCCAATACAAGGAGTGGTTGGCATCGGATGACTAAAAGAGGCCAAGTAAAGCGGAATTTATTTCTGCTTTTGAGGCTTTTTTCCTCCGTTTATTTATTCTGAGGCTGCAATTCTTCGAAACAAATCTCGGAATTCAGTAAATCTGATATCAGGGACCTCATTCGTTCCTGAATGTAAAATTCGGCCTCAGGGTACTCTTTGAGGATAATTTCAAGCTGGATTAAAATATGTCGGGATGCATTGTTCATAGTATTCTCTCGGTGTTAAGGGTTAGCATCAAACCTTCTCTGCCTTTATTATTTCAACAATCGTACCAAATAATTCCTCTGTTAGTTGCTAATCATACCCCTCCAACCTCAAAAACTTATTCTTCATTCTGAAGCATAAAATAATTGCCCTGCAGTTATGATCTTCTTATCTTTGATGCTCTCGAATTTTTTGCGCACGTAGCTCAGCTGGATAGAGCGTCTGGCTACGGACCAGAAGGTCAGGGGTTCGAATCCTCTCGTGCGTACATTAATTTTTAAAGCCGCCTTTGTTCGAAAGGTGGCTTTTTTTATATCTCCCCTTCGCGCACAAAAATCCACTTCCCTTTCTTCCTAATTCTGTTTTCAAATTCGGCTACTTCTAAACAATCGCACTTAGCAAGCTCACAGAGGGTTATTTTGAACTCAAAATTAATTTCCCAAAAAAGTGTAAGGAATGGCTTTGAGATCGCTCTTACTTAATGGTCAAGAGGGCCAATTTGGGTTAAGTCGTGGGTACAAATGCAACCATCCTTATCTGCTTTAGATGAGGATGGTTTTTTTATTGGTCCAAACCCCGGATTTCGGGAGTTATTATCTGCTGAGGCATTGCTCTAAACACTCTTGTGGTTTAACACAGAAAGCAGTTAGTTCAAATTCAGAAATTATTCACAAGGGGAAAATGCTGGTCATGAAAAAGTTTCAAAAACTTTTCCAACTTAATGCTGTAAATATTGCCTTCATTTATCTGGTGACAGGTATATTGTGGATTCTTTTCTCAGACCAGTTGCTAGCCTTCATTATTACCGATATTGAGGAAATGGCGCGTTATAGCACCTTTAAAGGCATACTATACGTAATTGTTACAGCTATTTTACTCTATCTTCTTGTTGATTTTAGCAACAAACGCATCAAATCTGCTACAAAAAGTGTGGATGAAGCTTTGGATTCAGTGAAAATCGCAACCTGGAGTATCAACCTTGAAACGAACAGAAATATTACCTCCAGATACCACTACAAACTATTTGGACTTAAAGAGAGACCAAAGAAATGGAACGTTCAGGATTTCTACGACTCCATCCATCCTGATGACAAAGATCGTGTAGAACAGGCTTTTATTGAAGCGATTGAAACTAAAACCCCTTACAAAGCAGAGTACCGTATCATTTGGCCGGACGGTACGGTGCGGTGGATGAAAAGCATGGGTAATGTTCAGGAAAATGATCAGGGAGAAACAACCTCGATATCCGGCATTATACAGGACATTACGGAACAGGTGGACCTTGAAGAAAAAAATAAGCGCAGACAAGAGCTGTTTGAGCGTATTTTCGAACAAATTCCGGTGATGATAGATATTTACGATCCGGAGGTGAATCAAATCAGGGTAAATAAAGCTTTTGAGGAAACCCTGGGATGGACTAATGAAGAAATCAGTGAAATTGACTTGCTGGCGGCCTGCTATCCTGATCCTGAATTAAAGAAAAAGGCCCTCAAGGTGATGGCTGAAGCAGACGGTGAATGGCATACTTTTGAGGTGCTTGATAAAGCCGGGAATACCCGCATCCAGGAATGGTCAAATATTAAACTCTCGGATGATACCACCATTGGAATCGGGCTGGATGTGACGGATATCAAACAAAAAGAACAAAAATTAGAGTTGGTCAACCGGCGGTTCAGAAGAGCAGAAAAAATTGGTAAGATTGGGCACATCGAACGGGATTTAAAAACCGGAGAAATCACTATATCTCAAAACGTATATAATTTAGCCGGTTTAGAGAAGAGCAGTGAACCTCTGGATTTTGAAGGAATTTTAAACCTCATCCACCCAGAAGATTTTGATCGATTTTTAGAAGTTCGTGAGGAAGCCAATATAAAAGGGCACTTAAATGATGTTTTTAGAATTGTTAAGCACGGTACTAATCAAACCATCTACATTCATTTGGTAAGTGAGATCTACTTCGACTCGGATGGAAACCCTGATTTTGTTGCTTCGGTTGTACAGGACGTTACCCAGGTTAAGGAGTACGAAAGGTATATTGAAGAGCAGAAAGAACTTTTTGAGAATACGATTGAAAACCTGCCTATTGGAGTAGCCGTAAATCACATCGATTCCGGGAAGGTTTCTTTAATGAACCAAAGGTTCTCCAAAATCTATGGCTGGCCCAAAAACGTCATCACCGATTTAGATACTTTTTTTGAGAAAGCCTATCAGGATGAAGAATACCGCAACCGCATAAAAGAAATGGTGCTGGAGGACATTGGCTCCAAAAAACCTGAGCGGATGCAATGGAAAGGAATCAAAATTACAACTCAGACTGGGGAGGAACGAATCATCAACGCTAAAAACATCCCGGTTTATGATCAAAACCTGATGATTTCTACGGTGGTGGATGTAACAGCACAAGTGGAAGCAGAGAAGAGGTTGGCAGAATCTGAACACAATTACCGGCTGCTTTTTCAGAAAAGCCCCCAGCCCATGTTAATTTTTAATCCGGACGACCTATCCATCATTGAGGTGAATGAATCTGCTGTGCGGCATTACGGTTATTCACGGGAAGAATTTTATACCAAAACGATATTAGATATCCGTCCTGATGAGGATAAAGAAGAAGCAAAGCAGGTTATTAAGAACGACCGCGAGACCACTATGTCTGAGCCTTTTGAATCCCGGCATATCAAAAAGAATGGTGAAATCATCAATGTGCGTGTTACCGGTTCATCAATTACCTATTTCGGTAAAAACTACCGCCTGGTGCTGGTGAATGATATCACCGAGCAGAAGCAAGCGGAGGAGATGGTGCTGGCCTCACTTGTAGAAGGCGAAAATAAAGAGCGGGCTCGTATTGCTCAGGAACTTCATGACGGACTTGGCCAATACCTTGCAGCGGCCAATATGAACCTGGATTCCGTGCAAGGTCAAATTTCTAAACTGGATGAACGCAAACAGGATCAGTTTAATAAAGGGTTGAATTTACTGAAGCATGCGGTTTCAGAAACGGCCCAGATTTCCCGCAACCTGATGCCTCGTGTAGTTGATGATTACGGGCTGGCTTTAGCCATCGAGGCCCTCGTTGATAATTACAGTACCACCAACGATTTGGACATCAGCTACTACCAAAACATCAGGGATCTCGAATTGCCCAGAGAAGTACAATTTAATCTCTATCGCATTGCACAGGAGGCACTTTCTAATGCGGTAAAATACTCTAAGGCTTCACAGATTAATGTTCAGCTCATTAAAGATGAGCTTGATTTGATCCTTACGATTGATGATAATGGCATTGGCTTTGATACATCTGATCCGGACTTTACACCGGGATTGGGGTTACAAACTATTAAAACGAGAACAGGGGCGCTTGGCGGCCACTTTGAATTCGATTCAAAACCCGGCAAGGGGACATTAATCAGCGCAATCGTTCCTATCAACAAACATACAAATGCCCAATAAATGGCTAACATTAAGATTGCAATAGTCGATGACCATCAGATTGTAAGGGATGGTATAAAAATACTGATAGAAGACGAGCCCGGCTTTGAAATCTCTTTTGAAGCTGAAAACGGGGAACAGGCAACCAACCTTTCTCTGGAACACAAGCCGGACCTGATTGTTATGGATATCACCATGCCCAAAATGAATGGCATTGAAGCGACCGAGCAGATCAAGAAAGAACAGCCGGATGTTAAAGTACTGGCTTTAACTATGCTGAGTGAAGATCAGCACATTAAGAAAATGATTAAGGCCGGAGCTTCCGGGTATATCCTGAA is a genomic window containing:
- a CDS encoding PAS domain S-box protein, producing MKKFQKLFQLNAVNIAFIYLVTGILWILFSDQLLAFIITDIEEMARYSTFKGILYVIVTAILLYLLVDFSNKRIKSATKSVDEALDSVKIATWSINLETNRNITSRYHYKLFGLKERPKKWNVQDFYDSIHPDDKDRVEQAFIEAIETKTPYKAEYRIIWPDGTVRWMKSMGNVQENDQGETTSISGIIQDITEQVDLEEKNKRRQELFERIFEQIPVMIDIYDPEVNQIRVNKAFEETLGWTNEEISEIDLLAACYPDPELKKKALKVMAEADGEWHTFEVLDKAGNTRIQEWSNIKLSDDTTIGIGLDVTDIKQKEQKLELVNRRFRRAEKIGKIGHIERDLKTGEITISQNVYNLAGLEKSSEPLDFEGILNLIHPEDFDRFLEVREEANIKGHLNDVFRIVKHGTNQTIYIHLVSEIYFDSDGNPDFVASVVQDVTQVKEYERYIEEQKELFENTIENLPIGVAVNHIDSGKVSLMNQRFSKIYGWPKNVITDLDTFFEKAYQDEEYRNRIKEMVLEDIGSKKPERMQWKGIKITTQTGEERIINAKNIPVYDQNLMISTVVDVTAQVEAEKRLAESEHNYRLLFQKSPQPMLIFNPDDLSIIEVNESAVRHYGYSREEFYTKTILDIRPDEDKEEAKQVIKNDRETTMSEPFESRHIKKNGEIINVRVTGSSITYFGKNYRLVLVNDITEQKQAEEMVLASLVEGENKERARIAQELHDGLGQYLAAANMNLDSVQGQISKLDERKQDQFNKGLNLLKHAVSETAQISRNLMPRVVDDYGLALAIEALVDNYSTTNDLDISYYQNIRDLELPREVQFNLYRIAQEALSNAVKYSKASQINVQLIKDELDLILTIDDNGIGFDTSDPDFTPGLGLQTIKTRTGALGGHFEFDSKPGKGTLISAIVPINKHTNAQ